TTAAAGATTTGGTATCTGATTTAGTCTCTCTAGCAATTGTtagcatattttgtaaaatttcaaatggtAGCCTCTCCAATAACACTATGGGTTCTGTTAATACATCTTTCACTTGTGAAGCTgtcaatatattctttaatcttgtCCTCTTTAATAATCGATGTTTCAttgctaatatatttttttctttatcaagaTCTGACATAAAACTAGTATTTGCAATAGACACAGTCTTCAACAAACTTTTTCTACCTTGAGATGGAAATAACAACTTCAATTTCGATGATTTTGATTTCTTCGATTTTGGAGactttaatactatttttggAGATTTCGAAAATCTACCTGTAATTGCTTTCAAATTTATACTTGACTtcttgtgtttattttttgctactggtaataaacttttattggATATAGGAATATTGCTAAACCCGTCTTTTTTGGTTCTTTGTGATTTCctattttcattatcaatCTTGTTTGTATTCTCCTCAGATACAGCAATGAGAGACAACTTTCTTGGacttttaagtaattttggaACAGCTAGGGAATGGGTCTTTGGAGAACCTAAGGAAATTGGTGATTTCTTTGGTGTTTTCTTGGATCTGTGAGGAGTTAGACTGAGCTTAGGAGGAGTGTTTTTAGGAGTAACTGTAATAGGTGATGTTTTTACATCTGCTTCAATCATTtttcttcgatattttttgtttgaatttATAGATCCCAACATACTAGATTGAGAAATGTCATTTGTGACAAATTCTCTCATAGAGATATTACTGCTACGCCTGTCATTTGATACTGTGACTAATTGCTTGAAAtctgtgtttttattttcttgtgcTACAGATTTAACATCAAGTTCTGTCTCTAAATTAAGTCTCCGATGAGAAACTTGTTTCTTTACAGATTTGCTAAATGTTTTTCTCGTATCCAGTGaatcttttttaacattttgttcaatattactttccaatttttctttaacactAGAAGACTTCCCTTTTCTCTTTCGTTGTCCAATTTTCTCTGCCGATTTAGTCACCTCTCCAGTCACattatttctcttttgcgCCCTAGATCTGGTGGTAACAGATTGTTCCACTTTTGCTGCAAAGTAACGAGttactttaagatttttttcgtaataaaaaattgtaaaaaaacataaaactcATCTAATATTGATTAACAATCATTAAAATGactttttgattaattaatgccCGGTAGTCTATCAAGATGAAGAATATCTAAGTTTTCAATTCTTCAAACGCACACAATgacaaaatatacaagaatgtaagtaattataaaaagtttataaccTTGCATTTTGATCCTATCAAAATCatcgaaatatatactttttcatCTCACCTGTACGAGTTCGCGTGGATGGCATTTGACTTCCTAATCTTCACGTTGCTTctagtaaaatttattcactgCATAAGCAAAAAACATTAACCTTTGAATTCAATTCAGCTCTTAAAGCAGTCCTTTGAAACTGTTCAAAAACTGTCGAACTTAAACGAATTTAATGGCTCCGTGATACTTTGGCTGTACTTGCGCGCCTATTTTCTCGACAACCAATGGTATGGCTTCATCAATCTGCGCGTATTAGGTTGCTTTGTCGTTGCACTTTCCGTGCAACAAGTGCAACAAGTGTACACTGATGACTCGTGCACGCAGGACGCGGTAATGCCCTTATCAGACTACACATTGAAGATTGAGATTGAAGATTgaaccaatcaaaacaaagaatttttagCTCCTTTTGTTTCGattggtcaaatttcaatctttaattttcaatctttatgCGTAGTCTAATACGGGCTTAACGCGCGACAAGAAGCGACGCGGTAGCCAATCAATCTTTCGCTCTTATGGAAAAGTTGTCAGTTGATGGCTACCGCGTTACCTTTTATCCATCCTGTGTGCTGGGGATCAATTGTGTA
This DNA window, taken from Linepithema humile isolate Giens D197 chromosome 7, Lhum_UNIL_v1.0, whole genome shotgun sequence, encodes the following:
- the LOC105670296 gene encoding myosin-2 heavy chain-like isoform X2, whose amino-acid sequence is MPSTRTRTAKVEQSVTTRSRAQKRNNVTGEVTKSAEKIGQRKRKGKSSSVKEKLESNIEQNVKKDSLDTRKTFSKSVKKQVSHRRLNLETELDVKSVAQENKNTDFKQLVTVSNDRRSSNISMREFVTNDISQSSMLGSINSNKKYRRKMIEADVKTSPITVTPKNTPPKLSLTPHRSKKTPKKSPISLGSPKTHSLAVPKLLKSPRKLSLIAVSEENTNKIDNENRKSQRTKKDGFSNIPISNKSLLPVAKNKHKKSSINLKAITGRFSKSPKIVLKSPKSKKSKSSKLKLLFPSQGRKSLLKTVSIANTSFMSDLDKEKNILAMKHRLLKRTRLKNILTASQVKDVLTEPIVLLERLPFEILQNMLTIARETKSDTKSLINTGSSFKKSISRTRMRSDVSTKRNSSINLRNSNERSVNNVSLRIKHNTSIQEKDRSISLMSSTPRERKKLSMDVSLISNTSIVSAANTSRSSKRRNQSNVQLCSMNNSKTIENVSQYSLFDVSDISQSHLSNAMEWDVIFDKNSVMMQGNKTNDTYELEQPQTLSLRQMIRKRSSMDANLSSKEDVKRAKVHFENLISDKTHKLRKIETPKFNRNSLVSPVKTKSSLKANRVTSKIQLNKNQITPKNFASIEKKSAKKSSTKKVPNFGRIHEKMFAKSESLLDAKKRLESRHLAFTADKAFSKVDVKKDEKKPLPTDTKDGTHNRFGFKLRKAEATHIILKKQTVFSRQKQQHETRMMLKGVRTNRRFELQMKARNVNA